One window of Treponema denticola genomic DNA carries:
- the murC gene encoding UDP-N-acetylmuramate--L-alanine ligase, whose protein sequence is MCQVILPDNLKGFKIYMIGIKGTGMTALAEILVSQGAVVLGSDVPENFYTDTALKKLNIDIFSPFSPDNIPDDTGLVIYSAAYSPENNEEMYAVEQKDLPKMSYPEAIGALSRHSYSCGIAGVQGKTSTTGITGSILKELKLPVSVLAGSVIKSFGDSCTMLNGSKYFVAETCEYKRHFLNFHPKKIILTGIESDHQDYYPTYESILTAFLQYIDRLPHFSELFYCADDDGACEAARLSFSSRPDLIFIPYGENASGDYKLTVLDVHDEKLYFSLAGFSGEFYLQIPGKHNALNAAAAIALSVSLLKEEYGEISMANISAIKKAVSSYAGAKRRTELIGKVESKDILIYDDYAHHPTAIKSLLSGLRQFYPKRRIIADFMSHTYTRTEALLEEFASCFEDADMVILHKIFSSAREKYQGQVDAELLFNRTKKYHKNVFFFNEVLDAKNFVLEKLKPGDIFITIGAGDNYVLGTEILKELS, encoded by the coding sequence ATGTGTCAAGTTATTCTACCCGATAATTTAAAAGGTTTTAAGATTTATATGATCGGTATCAAGGGTACGGGAATGACGGCTTTGGCGGAAATTTTGGTTTCTCAGGGAGCCGTGGTTTTAGGAAGCGATGTGCCTGAAAATTTTTATACTGATACTGCTTTAAAAAAACTTAATATAGATATTTTTTCGCCCTTTTCTCCCGATAATATTCCTGATGATACCGGGCTTGTTATCTATTCGGCGGCCTATTCTCCTGAAAATAATGAAGAAATGTATGCGGTAGAACAAAAAGACCTCCCTAAGATGTCTTATCCCGAAGCTATAGGCGCCTTGTCCCGTCACTCCTATTCTTGCGGTATTGCAGGCGTCCAAGGAAAGACCAGCACAACGGGCATTACGGGTTCTATCTTAAAAGAATTAAAACTTCCCGTTTCGGTATTAGCCGGAAGCGTGATAAAAAGCTTCGGCGATTCATGCACAATGCTTAACGGTTCAAAATATTTTGTTGCCGAAACATGCGAATATAAAAGGCATTTTTTAAACTTTCACCCTAAAAAGATAATTTTAACCGGAATTGAATCGGATCATCAAGATTATTATCCGACCTATGAGTCTATTTTGACCGCCTTTTTGCAGTATATAGACAGGCTTCCCCACTTCAGCGAGCTATTTTATTGTGCCGATGATGATGGCGCTTGCGAGGCTGCCCGTTTAAGTTTTTCGAGCAGGCCAGATCTTATCTTTATTCCCTATGGGGAAAATGCTTCGGGAGATTATAAACTGACTGTTTTAGACGTACATGACGAAAAACTTTATTTTTCTCTTGCCGGTTTTTCCGGGGAGTTTTATCTGCAAATTCCGGGAAAGCATAATGCTTTAAATGCCGCTGCTGCAATAGCCCTTTCGGTCAGCCTTTTAAAAGAAGAATACGGCGAAATTTCGATGGCCAATATTTCTGCCATCAAAAAGGCCGTTTCTTCATACGCCGGAGCAAAGAGGCGTACAGAGTTAATAGGTAAGGTAGAATCAAAGGATATATTGATTTATGATGACTATGCCCATCATCCTACGGCAATTAAGTCGCTTTTAAGCGGTTTACGCCAATTTTATCCGAAAAGGAGAATAATTGCAGATTTTATGTCCCATACATATACCCGGACGGAAGCTCTTTTGGAAGAATTCGCTTCTTGTTTTGAAGATGCCGATATGGTGATTTTGCACAAGATTTTCAGTTCGGCACGAGAGAAATATCAGGGGCAGGTAGATGCAGAGCTCCTTTTTAACCGCACAAAAAAATATCATAAAAACGTCTTTTTCTTTAATGAAGTATTGGACGCAAAAAACTTTGTTTTAGAAAAATTAAAGCCGGGGGATATTTTTATTACGATTGGTGCGGGGGATAACTATGTTTTGGGTACCGAAATTTTAAAAGAGCTTAGTTAA
- a CDS encoding YicC/YloC family endoribonuclease has protein sequence MKSMTGYALTEKTEPNSFISLEIKSYNSRYLDLNLNFPFWLSALEPVFRAFFSERIARGKVEVSLHVKDADIDVDILTNTKVAKAYAKAMREVAEAAGINPEIDINRFSEKDGVIIIERNIDIPAWENTLLPIFEETFTKYDKTRLDEGDVLKKDILANLDRIYASLKVIKKYAPQMEEIFCQNIKERFTELLGSEINEQRIMQEVAVMLVKYTINEEIVRLEAHCNSLSHELKKNEPIGKKLDFICQEINREINTIGSKNQMIEMSQSIIEVKDALENIREQSRNVE, from the coding sequence ATGAAAAGTATGACGGGCTATGCCCTTACCGAAAAGACCGAACCTAATTCCTTTATAAGTTTGGAGATAAAAAGCTATAATTCAAGATATTTGGATTTAAATTTAAATTTTCCCTTTTGGCTTTCTGCCCTTGAGCCTGTTTTTAGAGCTTTCTTTTCTGAAAGAATAGCCCGCGGAAAGGTTGAAGTTTCCCTCCATGTAAAGGATGCGGATATAGATGTAGATATCCTTACCAACACTAAGGTTGCTAAGGCCTATGCAAAGGCTATGAGGGAGGTGGCTGAGGCTGCCGGGATAAACCCCGAAATAGATATAAACCGCTTTTCCGAAAAGGACGGCGTAATCATTATAGAAAGAAATATAGATATTCCCGCTTGGGAAAACACCTTACTTCCCATATTTGAAGAAACCTTTACAAAATACGATAAGACGAGGCTTGATGAAGGAGATGTCTTAAAAAAAGATATTTTGGCAAATCTGGATAGGATTTACGCCTCATTGAAGGTGATAAAAAAATATGCGCCTCAAATGGAAGAAATTTTTTGTCAAAATATTAAAGAAAGATTTACCGAACTTTTAGGCAGCGAAATAAATGAACAGCGCATTATGCAGGAAGTTGCCGTAATGCTCGTTAAGTATACAATCAACGAAGAAATTGTCAGGCTTGAAGCCCATTGTAATTCTTTATCCCATGAGCTTAAAAAAAATGAACCCATAGGTAAAAAACTCGACTTTATCTGTCAGGAAATAAACAGGGAGATAAATACTATAGGTTCAAAAAATCAGATGATTGAAATGTCTCAGTCTATTATCGAAGTAAAAGACGCTCTTGAAAACATAAGAGAGCAAAGCAGAAATGTAGAGTAG
- a CDS encoding bifunctional folylpolyglutamate synthase/dihydrofolate synthase, with translation MNTEEFSKWLDAFINYERNANKNEDNLKKMRKFAHFFGNPQDDFLSIHIAGSKGKGSVSTMIASILKEIGKKTGLYTSPHVSDFRERITEAGSFFDDEAYSAAYKKIVEGFEAILKKEPEIDPGWFEIVTVTAFLLFSMQKTDWAVIETGMGGRLDMTNILKPRACALTPIELEHTQYLGNTLEKIAFEKAGIIKENTPVFCCKQPDEVLAVFKKRAKELNADFFYIPDILKEPVNYSLSKAGLKIDVEFKTSDKPGSLFKRPISSNLKLLDLIQAENAALAACTVKYLFPKMDEALIEKGLASAWLPARFELLSDNPEIIIDGAHTKNSIALCMSTYTELVKEKGTLIFACAEDKNVKDMVPFFKDNFTKIIVTIPGSSKKSNPDLSYKIFQEGLKGSSCMVEKNAGYEAVIKNEIIECKEKKRPLLITGSFYLAAEAKRIHTLLSPQD, from the coding sequence ATGAATACCGAAGAATTCAGTAAATGGCTTGATGCCTTTATAAATTATGAGCGGAATGCAAATAAAAATGAAGATAATCTTAAAAAAATGCGGAAATTTGCTCATTTTTTCGGAAATCCTCAAGACGATTTTTTATCGATTCATATTGCAGGCTCAAAGGGAAAGGGCTCCGTTTCTACCATGATTGCATCAATTTTAAAAGAAATCGGAAAAAAAACAGGCCTTTATACATCTCCCCATGTATCGGACTTTAGAGAAAGAATAACCGAGGCAGGAAGCTTTTTTGATGATGAGGCCTATTCTGCCGCTTATAAAAAAATCGTTGAGGGCTTTGAGGCTATACTCAAAAAGGAGCCCGAAATAGACCCCGGTTGGTTTGAAATAGTTACGGTTACGGCCTTCTTGCTTTTTAGTATGCAAAAAACGGATTGGGCGGTTATCGAAACAGGGATGGGCGGAAGGCTTGATATGACAAATATCCTAAAACCTAGAGCCTGCGCTTTAACTCCCATTGAGCTTGAACATACCCAATATCTGGGAAATACTCTCGAAAAAATAGCTTTTGAAAAAGCGGGCATTATAAAAGAAAACACTCCCGTCTTTTGCTGTAAACAGCCTGATGAGGTGCTGGCTGTCTTTAAAAAAAGAGCAAAAGAATTAAATGCGGATTTTTTTTATATCCCCGACATCCTAAAAGAACCTGTAAATTACAGCCTTTCAAAAGCGGGCTTAAAAATAGATGTAGAATTCAAAACTTCGGATAAGCCGGGCAGCCTCTTTAAAAGACCTATAAGCTCAAACCTAAAACTCCTTGACCTAATTCAGGCGGAAAACGCAGCCCTTGCAGCATGTACGGTAAAATATCTTTTTCCTAAAATGGATGAGGCGCTTATAGAAAAAGGGCTTGCATCGGCCTGGCTCCCTGCCCGCTTTGAGCTTCTTTCGGATAATCCCGAAATTATAATAGATGGAGCCCATACAAAAAACAGCATTGCCCTGTGCATGAGTACTTATACAGAGCTTGTAAAAGAAAAAGGCACTCTCATCTTTGCTTGTGCCGAAGACAAAAATGTAAAGGACATGGTTCCTTTTTTTAAGGATAATTTTACAAAAATCATCGTTACAATTCCGGGTTCTTCAAAAAAGAGTAATCCCGATTTAAGCTATAAAATTTTCCAAGAAGGGCTCAAAGGTTCTTCCTGTATGGTAGAAAAAAATGCGGGCTATGAAGCCGTAATAAAAAACGAGATAATCGAATGTAAAGAAAAAAAGCGCCCCCTTCTAATTACAGGATCATTTTATCTGGCGGCTGAAGCAAAAAGGATACATACTCTTTTGAGTCCTCAAGATTAA
- the cmk gene encoding (d)CMP kinase — translation MKERNYKLPKGKELRIAISGQSGCGNTTVSTLTAKALNLPCVNYTFKNIAEELNISFEEVLKRAQNDFSFDKMVDKKQIELASVGSCVLGSRLAIWLLKKADLKVYLRASIDVRAKRIQKREGGNIEKIKADTDLRDMEDTRRYKELYGIDNTKYEKADLIIDTDDLAPEKIVDKILDELYAEGLLI, via the coding sequence ATGAAAGAGCGAAATTATAAACTCCCTAAAGGAAAGGAATTGAGAATTGCAATTTCCGGGCAGTCCGGTTGCGGAAACACTACGGTGTCTACATTAACTGCGAAGGCATTAAATTTGCCCTGCGTAAATTATACTTTTAAAAATATTGCAGAAGAACTTAATATTTCTTTTGAAGAAGTTTTAAAAAGAGCCCAAAACGATTTTTCTTTCGATAAAATGGTAGATAAAAAACAGATTGAACTTGCCTCTGTAGGCTCATGTGTTTTGGGGTCAAGATTGGCTATCTGGCTTTTAAAAAAGGCTGATTTGAAGGTTTATCTAAGGGCTTCAATAGATGTACGTGCAAAAAGAATTCAAAAGAGAGAGGGCGGCAATATAGAAAAAATAAAGGCTGATACCGATTTGCGGGATATGGAAGATACTCGGAGATATAAAGAGCTATACGGCATCGATAATACAAAATATGAAAAAGCCGATCTTATCATAGACACGGACGACCTTGCACCTGAAAAAATTGTGGACAAGATATTAGACGAACTTTATGCCGAAGGCCTTTTAATTTAA
- a CDS encoding RluA family pseudouridine synthase, with protein sequence MTLNKSVPFKSISEKFKVDGLESPCRIDVYCTERLKKLSRSQLKTGLKSLSVNSQKAKLSRNVQNGDLIELVWDNPIPEYAHPQKLPLNIIYEDENIIVVNKERGMVTHPAGGNWDNTLVNALNYYRLYDSEIRDEFAESLNSLLSEEGNLKNIEDFFLDPYRMGIVHRLDKETSGLIITARNLKTEKLLKSFFKKRAVKKYYLAVLDGVPPKMGRIKTSVFRSSSDRKKFSVSADLTKGKIALSAYKVLKSNGKMSLVLFGIYTGRTHQIRLHAKFMGCPVAGDKVYGKKKTGLEKSGMPLMLHAYKLIIPDGLNSKKEFKAPIPNDFKQILIREALC encoded by the coding sequence ATGACGCTCAATAAGAGTGTTCCTTTTAAGTCGATATCCGAAAAATTTAAGGTTGACGGCCTTGAATCGCCTTGCAGGATTGATGTTTATTGTACCGAAAGGTTGAAAAAATTGAGCCGCTCTCAATTAAAGACGGGCTTAAAGTCTCTTTCTGTAAATTCACAAAAAGCCAAGCTTTCCCGCAATGTTCAAAACGGAGACCTTATTGAGCTTGTTTGGGATAATCCGATCCCCGAATATGCTCATCCTCAAAAACTTCCGCTTAATATAATTTATGAAGACGAAAATATAATTGTTGTAAACAAGGAAAGGGGCATGGTAACGCATCCGGCAGGCGGAAATTGGGATAATACCCTTGTAAATGCCTTAAATTATTACAGGCTTTATGATTCCGAAATTAGGGATGAGTTTGCCGAGTCTCTTAATAGTCTTTTAAGTGAAGAAGGGAACTTAAAAAATATTGAGGATTTTTTTTTAGATCCTTACCGCATGGGTATTGTTCACCGTCTGGATAAGGAAACTTCCGGGCTTATTATTACGGCAAGGAATTTAAAAACCGAAAAGCTTTTAAAATCTTTTTTTAAAAAAAGGGCGGTAAAAAAATATTACCTTGCAGTCCTTGACGGTGTTCCGCCTAAAATGGGCAGGATAAAGACTTCTGTTTTTCGATCAAGTTCCGACAGAAAAAAATTTAGCGTTTCTGCCGATTTGACAAAAGGAAAAATTGCTCTTTCAGCCTATAAGGTTCTGAAATCCAACGGAAAAATGTCCTTGGTCCTTTTTGGAATTTACACAGGCCGGACTCATCAAATCCGCTTACACGCCAAGTTTATGGGATGCCCCGTTGCAGGCGATAAGGTTTACGGCAAAAAAAAGACAGGGCTTGAAAAGTCCGGTATGCCGCTTATGCTTCATGCTTATAAGCTGATAATTCCTGACGGCTTAAATTCAAAAAAAGAATTTAAGGCTCCTATCCCTAATGATTTTAAACAAATACTGATACGGGAGGCTCTATGTTAA
- a CDS encoding pseudouridine synthase, translating to MLIDCKFSSQAEVIFENQAYAVLYKPRGMPTAPLTEDEEATLVSWFLKRCPEAESVKGKKDIEAGLVHRLDTATSGLVLIAKNQESYDALNLMQVNNLIKKTYAAFTDVDNEADLNADFSAASLPYIISSQFRSYGPKGKMVLPVFYGMRDFCSTGKMYTTNIIDINDTDDSMPRVTCTLTQGFRHQVRAHLASIGLPIYGDPLYNEKFKDFPQEKIEDHSYPLQLYAVGLSFPEPKKDFNLEDSKEYVSFLLQPPDKMIL from the coding sequence ATGTTAATTGATTGTAAATTTTCTTCTCAAGCTGAAGTTATTTTTGAAAATCAGGCTTATGCCGTTCTATATAAACCTCGCGGAATGCCTACGGCTCCTCTTACGGAAGATGAAGAAGCAACATTGGTGTCATGGTTTTTAAAAAGATGCCCCGAAGCAGAGTCAGTAAAAGGAAAAAAGGATATTGAGGCTGGCCTTGTTCACAGGCTTGATACGGCAACAAGCGGCTTGGTTCTAATAGCAAAAAATCAAGAAAGCTATGATGCTTTAAATTTAATGCAAGTAAACAATTTGATAAAGAAAACCTATGCCGCCTTTACGGATGTTGATAACGAGGCGGATTTAAATGCGGATTTTTCAGCGGCGAGTCTTCCATATATAATTTCAAGCCAGTTTAGAAGTTACGGCCCTAAGGGAAAAATGGTTCTTCCCGTTTTTTACGGTATGAGAGATTTTTGTTCTACCGGTAAAATGTATACGACCAATATTATCGATATAAATGATACAGATGATTCGATGCCGAGGGTAACCTGCACCTTAACTCAAGGATTTAGGCATCAGGTAAGGGCTCATCTGGCTTCTATCGGTTTGCCTATTTATGGAGATCCATTATACAACGAAAAATTCAAAGATTTTCCGCAAGAAAAAATAGAAGATCACTCTTACCCTTTGCAGCTTTACGCCGTAGGTCTTTCCTTTCCTGAGCCTAAAAAAGACTTTAATCTTGAGGACTCAAAAGAGTATGTATCCTTTTTGCTTCAGCCGCCAGATAAAATGATCCTGTAA
- the rsmA gene encoding 16S rRNA (adenine(1518)-N(6)/adenine(1519)-N(6))-dimethyltransferase RsmA: MGSGAFLGLPNYDSPAELKALLETLGFAMQKKFGQNFLIDKKIRENLISFLNLDNGTRVWEVGPGLGAMTYLLLEKGVNLTAFEIDKGFISLLKKFFLESSKQNFTLVEGDVQKNWLPYLKENGKPDVFFGNLPYNIASELIASTVEAGVVFDTMLFTVQKEAAERITARPDNKNYTAFSVLCSLFYECKIVKTIPASAFWPQPNVESAAVLFKAKKEFAEYKNFKLFIKIVKALFSSRRKNIKNNLGSWMKSNGYGDKIDLVLERSGLSGNLRAESLALYDFLLLSDIISSLDKNK, translated from the coding sequence ATGGGCTCCGGGGCTTTTTTAGGTCTTCCGAATTATGATTCTCCGGCGGAACTCAAGGCTCTTTTAGAGACTTTGGGTTTTGCCATGCAAAAAAAATTCGGCCAAAATTTTTTAATAGATAAAAAGATCCGCGAGAACTTGATTTCCTTTTTAAATCTTGATAATGGAACAAGGGTTTGGGAAGTAGGCCCCGGTCTTGGAGCTATGACCTATCTTCTTTTAGAAAAGGGAGTTAATCTTACCGCCTTTGAAATTGACAAGGGCTTTATCTCTCTTTTAAAGAAATTCTTTTTAGAAAGCTCAAAACAAAATTTTACTCTTGTTGAAGGGGATGTTCAAAAAAACTGGCTTCCATACTTAAAAGAGAATGGAAAGCCCGATGTTTTTTTCGGCAATCTTCCGTATAACATTGCTTCCGAGTTAATTGCTTCTACTGTAGAAGCCGGAGTTGTTTTTGATACAATGCTCTTCACCGTGCAAAAGGAAGCTGCCGAAAGAATTACTGCAAGGCCTGACAATAAAAACTATACGGCATTTTCGGTCCTTTGCTCCTTGTTTTATGAGTGTAAGATAGTTAAGACAATTCCGGCCTCAGCCTTTTGGCCTCAGCCAAATGTAGAATCCGCTGCCGTCTTGTTTAAGGCGAAAAAAGAATTTGCAGAATATAAAAACTTTAAGCTTTTTATCAAAATAGTCAAAGCTCTTTTTTCTTCGCGCAGAAAAAATATAAAAAACAATTTAGGTTCGTGGATGAAATCAAACGGATACGGTGATAAGATCGATCTTGTTTTAGAAAGGTCAGGCTTAAGCGGAAATTTGCGTGCCGAGTCCCTTGCCCTATATGACTTTTTACTTCTTTCTGATATAATTTCTTCTTTGGATAAAAATAAATGA
- the thrS gene encoding threonine--tRNA ligase, with product MSTLQEKSKKLGTLRHSTAHVMAEAVVKLFPGTKVAIGPAIDYGFYYDFELPRPINNDDLPAIEKEMRKILTTRSNFEKEVISREKALEMFKDQPFKVELIEGLPQDEEISIYKSGEFTDLCRGPHVCSMADINAQSFKLMKVAGAYWRGDETRPMLTRIYGTAWEKPNDLKEYLAMLEEAEKRDHRKIGKAMNLFHIDEENPGQIFWHPKGWTLYLTVQNYVRQRIKEDGYLEVHTPFVMPRSLWERSGHWAKYKENMFITESEKRLFALKPMNCPGHVEIFKQGIKSYKDLPLRLAEFGSCTRNEPSGSLHGIMRVRGFVQDDAHIFCTEEQISSEVAKFCTLLKRMYADFGFAEGKILVKFSTRPEQRVGDDATWDRAEKALADACVDAGLEYEIAEGEGAFYGPKLEFTLIDALGREWQCGTIQLDYQLPSAERLNAEYIGDDNNKHHPVMLHRAVIGSLERFIGILIENCAGIMPPWLAPVQAVIVPVAPAFNDYAQKVQKILDEKGFRVIADIGTDRMNAKIRKHQEEKVIYQLIVGQSEMDNNSVAVRMRKGGQKVMTLDEFISFLKDKVDSFAIDAE from the coding sequence ATGTCAACTTTACAAGAAAAGTCAAAAAAATTAGGTACTCTGAGGCATAGTACTGCTCATGTTATGGCTGAAGCCGTAGTCAAGTTGTTTCCGGGGACAAAGGTTGCTATCGGGCCTGCTATCGATTACGGATTTTATTATGATTTTGAACTGCCTCGTCCCATAAACAATGATGACTTACCCGCAATCGAAAAAGAAATGCGTAAAATTTTAACTACCCGTTCAAATTTTGAAAAAGAAGTGATAAGCCGCGAGAAAGCTCTTGAAATGTTTAAAGATCAGCCTTTTAAAGTCGAGTTGATTGAAGGTCTGCCTCAAGACGAAGAGATAAGTATTTATAAGTCCGGTGAATTTACCGACCTTTGCCGGGGCCCCCACGTATGCTCGATGGCCGACATAAATGCTCAAAGTTTTAAACTTATGAAAGTAGCCGGAGCATATTGGCGCGGCGATGAAACAAGACCCATGCTTACCCGAATTTACGGTACGGCTTGGGAAAAGCCCAACGATTTAAAAGAATATTTGGCTATGCTTGAAGAAGCCGAAAAGAGGGATCATCGAAAGATCGGAAAGGCTATGAATCTATTTCATATAGATGAAGAAAATCCCGGGCAAATATTTTGGCATCCCAAGGGTTGGACTCTTTATTTGACCGTGCAAAATTATGTAAGACAACGCATAAAGGAAGACGGCTACCTTGAGGTTCATACACCCTTTGTTATGCCCCGTTCCTTGTGGGAAAGGTCGGGCCATTGGGCTAAGTATAAAGAAAATATGTTTATAACCGAAAGCGAAAAACGCCTCTTTGCTTTAAAACCGATGAACTGTCCTGGTCATGTGGAAATATTTAAGCAGGGAATTAAAAGCTACAAGGACTTACCCCTGCGCTTAGCCGAATTCGGTTCTTGTACCCGAAATGAGCCCTCGGGTTCTTTACACGGTATTATGCGTGTCCGCGGGTTTGTTCAAGATGATGCCCATATTTTTTGTACCGAAGAGCAAATTTCTTCCGAAGTTGCAAAATTCTGTACCTTGTTAAAGCGCATGTATGCAGATTTCGGCTTTGCTGAAGGTAAAATTCTTGTTAAATTTTCTACGCGTCCAGAGCAGAGGGTGGGGGACGATGCTACATGGGACAGGGCGGAAAAGGCCTTGGCTGATGCCTGTGTAGATGCCGGGCTTGAATATGAAATTGCAGAAGGCGAGGGTGCCTTTTATGGGCCTAAGCTGGAGTTTACTCTAATCGATGCCCTCGGCCGTGAATGGCAGTGCGGTACCATACAGCTGGATTATCAGCTTCCGTCTGCCGAAAGACTTAATGCCGAGTACATTGGAGATGACAACAATAAGCATCATCCTGTAATGCTTCATAGGGCAGTTATAGGCTCACTGGAAAGGTTTATAGGAATCTTGATAGAAAACTGTGCGGGTATTATGCCTCCTTGGCTGGCCCCTGTGCAGGCGGTTATTGTTCCCGTAGCTCCCGCCTTTAATGACTACGCTCAAAAGGTTCAAAAAATCTTGGACGAAAAAGGCTTTAGGGTTATAGCCGACATCGGAACCGATAGAATGAATGCTAAAATCAGAAAACACCAAGAAGAAAAGGTCATCTATCAGCTGATTGTAGGCCAAAGCGAAATGGACAATAATTCCGTTGCTGTCCGAATGAGAAAAGGCGGTCAAAAGGTTATGACCTTAGATGAATTTATCTCATTCTTAAAAGACAAGGTCGATTCTTTTGCTATTGATGCGGAATAG